A window of the Diorhabda carinulata isolate Delta chromosome 1, icDioCari1.1, whole genome shotgun sequence genome harbors these coding sequences:
- the LOC130892404 gene encoding ADP-ribosylation factor-like protein 6 isoform X1 produces the protein MGLFQKLATFLGVKKKEVNVLVVGLNNSGKSTVVNKFKNEDERVTDVVPTVGFSVERFQNKNLSFTAFDMSGHGRYRDLWEHYYKDCHGIIFVIDSSDRLRLVVVKEELDLLLQHPDICNKKIPILFFANKMDSKEALSSVKIAAGLGLDKIMNKPWHISSSNALTGEGLQDGVEWLTQQIREMIIAKQ, from the exons atggGGTTATTCCAGAAACTAGCCACTTTCCTAGGGGTGAAAAAAAAAGAGGTTAATGTATTAGTGGTAGGGTTAAATAATAGTGGCAAATCGACTGtggtaaataaatttaaaaatgaagacGAGAGAGTTACTGATGTTGTGCCTACAGTAGGTTTTTCAGTTGAGAGGTTTCAAA ACAAAAACCTCTCTTTTACAGCGTTCGATATGTCCGGCCACGGACGATATAGAGACCTTTGGGAACATTATTACAAAGACTGCCATGGAATCATCTTCGTCATAGACAGTAGCGACAGATTAAGATTGGTTGTAGTGAAGGAAGAATTGGATCTTCTTCTTCAGCATCCtgatatttgtaacaaaaaaattccaattttgtttttcgCCAATAAAATGGACAGTAAAGAAGCTTTAAGTAGCGTTAAGATAGCTGCAGGTTTAGGACTagataaaattatgaacaaaCCATGGCATATATCTTCCAGTAATGCTCTTACTGGAGAAGGGTTACAGGATGGAGTCGAATGGTTGACACAACAGATTCGGGAAATGATAATAGCCAAACAGtag
- the LOC130892404 gene encoding ADP-ribosylation factor-like protein 6 isoform X2, translated as MGLFQKLATFLGVKKKEVNVLVVGLNNSGKSTVVNKFKNEDERVTDVVPTVGFSVERFQTFDMSGHGRYRDLWEHYYKDCHGIIFVIDSSDRLRLVVVKEELDLLLQHPDICNKKIPILFFANKMDSKEALSSVKIAAGLGLDKIMNKPWHISSSNALTGEGLQDGVEWLTQQIREMIIAKQ; from the exons atggGGTTATTCCAGAAACTAGCCACTTTCCTAGGGGTGAAAAAAAAAGAGGTTAATGTATTAGTGGTAGGGTTAAATAATAGTGGCAAATCGACTGtggtaaataaatttaaaaatgaagacGAGAGAGTTACTGATGTTGTGCCTACAGTAGGTTTTTCAGTTGAGAGGTTTCAAA CGTTCGATATGTCCGGCCACGGACGATATAGAGACCTTTGGGAACATTATTACAAAGACTGCCATGGAATCATCTTCGTCATAGACAGTAGCGACAGATTAAGATTGGTTGTAGTGAAGGAAGAATTGGATCTTCTTCTTCAGCATCCtgatatttgtaacaaaaaaattccaattttgtttttcgCCAATAAAATGGACAGTAAAGAAGCTTTAAGTAGCGTTAAGATAGCTGCAGGTTTAGGACTagataaaattatgaacaaaCCATGGCATATATCTTCCAGTAATGCTCTTACTGGAGAAGGGTTACAGGATGGAGTCGAATGGTTGACACAACAGATTCGGGAAATGATAATAGCCAAACAGtag
- the LOC130892396 gene encoding protein CASC3, with translation MESTISNQARANKERDNDIGNKKETDTALPEDKGSTGYSEYDSADADSYTDEDENQKIRSRASYLDDNSDGESLLLEREEGDGQESVSSKKIDDDEDKKNPQYIPKRGTFYEHDDRTLEDNEIQNEGETDKEKDNKKKVWQDKKERWAHDRYNEPEQAPKSRSELIAIYGYDIRNEEGPPRARRRRKYGRGPNKYTRNWEDEEAYNKPSPVVKRGKKPLNRNNQEEFPPLIKNSSERNENNHKAPNNVKVDQQPPSMKVETWNEAPKEKQIPHSSKSENSQNNASYPDNNNKGQRIGSGRISSSKEPNESEYNGFTTKSRNARNRKATAQKVLPAKNVQKDDYIQSQNFYLSNKNNELEKDMSKLNIEDGNGSKSNFNKANYNNCNNNQRQSSVPPRLQSEQKGSKRYSSMRQKSLPETTTPPLNNYATTFYPNEFNQQSVPSPTQSILHQSSQILSPTTQVAHVSPLQPTPLPQVPVTAAPLLQAPTFAPQPYAQPPPFIQTPAVAGPTFIPTAPATQLINFVQSQPSFPANFQGYQQPFNSVTPPTELYQPQGGITYYSTDQQIAQRQVPQKRPKAAIPIVAPPSYDKKDENSDVQSVNNTQIENTETTVEVHQ, from the exons atggAATCTACGATAAGTAATCAAGCGAGAGCAAATAAAGAACGTGATAATGACATTGGCAACAAG AAAGAAACTGATACCGCTCTTCCTGAGGATAAAGGATCAACTGGATATTCGGAATATGACAGTGCCGATGCAGATAGTTACACTGATGAAgatgaaaaccaaaaaatacgTTCCAGGGCTTCTTATTTAGATGATAATTCTGATGGTGAAAGCCTATTATTAGAACGAGAAGAAGGTGATGGACAGGAAAGTGTTTCTTCAAAGaaaattgatgatgatgaagataaAAAGAATCCACAGTATATTCCAAAGAGAGGAACTTTCTATGAACATGATGATAGAACTTTGGAGGATAA tGAAATTCAGAATGAAGGGGAAACTGATAAAGAAAAGGACAACAAAAAGAAAGTGTGGCAAGATAAGAAAGAAAGATGGGCTCATGATAGATATAACGAACCAGAACAAGCTCCAAAAAGTAGATCAGAATTAATTGCAATATATGGTTATGATATTAGAAATGAAGAAGGACCACCAAGAGCTAGGAGACGTAGAAAATATgg tcGAGGGCCAAATAAATACACTCGTAATTGGGAGGATGAGGAAGCTTATAACAAACCTTCACCTGTAGTCAAAAGAGGAAAGAAGCCCctaaatagaaataatcaagAAGAATTTCcaccattaataaaaaattcgtcAGAGaggaatgaaaataatcataaagCTCCAAACAATGTGAAAGTTGATCAACAACCACCGTCAATGAAAGTTGAAACTTG GAATGAGGCTCCAAAAGAAAAACAGATACCTCATTCATCTAAATCAGAGAATTCCCAAAATAATGCAAGTTATCCTGACAACAACAATAAGGGTCAACGTATAGGATCTGGAAGAATTAGTAGTTCAAAAGAACCAAACGAATCTGAGTATAATGGTTTCACAACAAAATCCAGGAATGCCCGAAATAGAAAAGCAACAGCACAAAAAGTTTTGCCAGCTAAGAATGTTCAAAAAGACGATTACATTCAATCGCAAAACTTTTACCTCAGTAATAAGAATAAT GAGTTAGAGAAGGATATGAGCAAATTGAATATAGAAGATGGGAATGGAAGcaaatcaaactttaataaagCAAATTATAACAATTGTAACAATAACCAAAGGCAGAGCAGTGTTCCACCACGACTTCAATCAGAACAGAAAGGTTCTAAGAGATATAGTTCTATGAGACAGAAAAGTTTACCGGAAACTACCACTCCTCCATTGAATAACTATGCCACAACATTTTATCCAAATG aattcaaTCAACAATCTGTTCCATCTCCTACTCAATCAATTTTACACCAATCTTCCCAGATACTTTCCCCTACTACACAAGTAGCTCATGTTTCTCCACTTCAACCGACTCCTTTGCCTCAAGTTCCCGTTACAGCTGCTCCTTTACTTCAAGCTCCTACTTTCGCTCCTCAACCATATGCTCAACCTCCTCCTTTCATACAAACTCCAGCAGTTGCCGGGCCTACGTTTATACCGACTGCACCCGCAACGCAACTCATCAATTTCGTCCAAAGTCAACCTAGTTTCCCAGCAAATTTCCAAGGATATCAACAACCTTTTAATTCGGTG ACTCCACCGACTGAACTGTATCAACCACAGGGGGGAATAACTTATTACTCAACTGATCAGCAAATTGCCCAACGTCAAGTGCCGCAAAAACGCCCCAAAGCAGCAATTCCCATAGTAGCTCCTCCTTCCtatgataaaaaagatgaaaattccGACGTTCAGTCAGTGAATAATACTCAAATTGAAAATACAGAAACAACTGTCGAAGTACATCAATGA